The genomic stretch CCTGAACACCCATTATCACGTCGATCACCGCTCGCTGAACCACCTCTTCCGCCAAGCCCGCTTCATTTGCCATGAAAAGGATTTGGCCGCCCTGCTCAGCTTTGAAAATTACCTCAAATACGCCGACAGCGAGCGCGAATCGAACTACGTCCAATGGCTCAAGGGAATTTTCTCCAGCCTCGACATCCTCGAAGGCCATGTCAACCTGACATTGAAGGACAACGATCTGGTGCCCCTGCAGAATCACCGGGTCCGAGCCTTGCATATCCCGGGGCACACGCCCGGCCACCTGGCGCTCTTTTTCGAGGACATCGACCTGCTCTACACCAGCGACATCGACCTGACGCCGCTGGGCCCCTGGTACGCCAATATCTCTTCCGACATCGACGAGTTCCTCCAATCGATCCGCAAGGTGAAGCACCTCCATTGCCGGCACTACGTCACCAGCCATGGCGGCCGAATCTACGACCGCGAGCAATTTTTGGAGAAATTGGAGAAGTTCGAATCGGCCTTCGAGAAACGGGACAGCAAGCTATTGGAAAGCCTTCAGGCCGGACCCAAGTCGTTGCAGGAGCTCTCCCAAGTCGGCATCATCTATAAGGCCAGCCACCTCAGCGATCCGCTGAAGGCCTGCTTCGAAAGACAGATGGTGGAAAAGCATCTCGAGCGCTTCGAGCGGCAGGGGAAGGTTCATCAGCAAGATGGGTTGTGGTTCTTGAACCTGTAATCGTCGTGGCCCGGGCGACCGCAAGGGTCGCCCCTACCGTGCCAGGAGGATCCCCGCCACCGTGCCGCCGATGACCGAAACACCGACCAAAGTCCCGATGATGATCGCCTGGGTATGGTCTT from bacterium encodes the following:
- a CDS encoding MBL fold metallo-hydrolase; the encoded protein is MSGIPEQTEHGTRLGDIEFIWAKNSREFFFSNSVLIHDGSSTTIVDPSSNFTYLEQLASRKIVHQVLNTHYHVDHRSLNHLFRQARFICHEKDLAALLSFENYLKYADSERESNYVQWLKGIFSSLDILEGHVNLTLKDNDLVPLQNHRVRALHIPGHTPGHLALFFEDIDLLYTSDIDLTPLGPWYANISSDIDEFLQSIRKVKHLHCRHYVTSHGGRIYDREQFLEKLEKFESAFEKRDSKLLESLQAGPKSLQELSQVGIIYKASHLSDPLKACFERQMVEKHLERFERQGKVHQQDGLWFLNL